A single region of the Xiphophorus maculatus strain JP 163 A chromosome 3, X_maculatus-5.0-male, whole genome shotgun sequence genome encodes:
- the LOC102236153 gene encoding RING finger protein 225-like, whose amino-acid sequence MSGQGEGPRGSRMPQNVKPKPGQPAPTQKDRPQKARRSRSSDSERGRRRERHHGDRHRRGRSEETRWRDGKDAERRDAPPVDMLGDTECAVCFCSYDNVFKTPKLLACGHTFCLECLARINVTSPEIKTLSCPVCRVLTELPHGRDLPRLGNNQDVIGRLPGNMRRALSVRFQRSKGRLLLKHPPPTAKPAVLSLPVKKQQAPPAAAHGADLAAAEEGGAPPTMVDVGRPPSRMRGRMRRLFHSDRCYYAVVASIITITVALMMVGILAFVIIPKVTVIPGPSRPGGNFTDSSSHENDNFEPDSP is encoded by the coding sequence ATGAGCGGACAGGGCGAGGGGCCCCGGGGGTCCAGGATGCCCCAGAACGTCAAGCCTAAACCGGGCCAGCCGGCTCCGACCCAGAAGGACCGGCCCCAGAAGGCGCGGCGCTCCCGCAGCAGCGACTCAGAGCGAGGGAGGAGGCGGGAGCGTCACCACGGCGACCGGCACCGGAGGGGCCGCAGCGAGGAGACGCGGTGGCGGGACGGGAAGGATGCGGAGCGGCGGGACGCGCCCCCCGTGGACATGCTGGGGGACACGGAGTGCGCCGTGTGCTTCTGTTCCTATGACAACGTCTTCAAGACGCCCAAGCTGCTGGCCTGCGGTCACACCTTCTGCCTGGAGTGCCTGGCGCGCATCAACGTCACGTCGCCGGAGATCAAGACGCTGTCGTGCCCCGTGTGCCGCGTCCTGACCGAGCTGCCCCACGGCCGCGACCTGCCCCGCCTGGGCAACAACCAGGATGTCATCGGCCGCCTGCCGGGCAACATGCGCCGCGCGCTGTCCGTCCGCTTCCAGCGCAGCAAGGGCCGGTTGCTGCTGAAGCACCCGCCCCCCACCGCCAAGCCCGCCGTCCTCAGCCTGCCCGTCAAGAAGCAGCAGGCCCCGCCGGCGGCCGCCCACGGCGCTGACCTGGCCGCCGCAGAGGAGGGCGGCGCCCCGCCCACCATGGTGGACGTGGGCAGACCGCCGAGCAGGATGAGGGGCCGCATGCGGCGCCTGTTCCACTCCGACCGCTGCTACTATGCTGTGGTGGCGtccatcatcaccatcaccgTGGCGCTGATGATGGTGGGCATCCTGGCCTTCGTCATCATCCCCAAGGTGACGGTGATCCCCGGACCCAGCAGACCCGGCGGGAACTTTACCGACTCCTCCTCACATGAGAACGACAACTTTGAACCGGACTCGccctga